One window from the genome of Salvelinus sp. IW2-2015 linkage group LG30, ASM291031v2, whole genome shotgun sequence encodes:
- the LOC111955372 gene encoding IgGFc-binding protein: MRVYSCPLGFKLYSLISAMWMLLSSSVVLLLSGLCSAGPATVPPKIGTCWAMGBPHYRTFDGHYYTFMGNCTYIMTKNCHVDKDHPAFEVQAKNVEDRANSQLTSVGMVTVKVYGVNIDIVNSEFGLVRVNFQLWNLPISLDNGKLKLSQSGFSVVLETDFGLMVQYDWLKSLVVTMPRSLAGKVCGMCGNFNGKQDDELTTPSGSLASNVVALGKSWRVSDKGGDAYCRDECXGQCENCTSGLVKHLEREIFCTFLTEIMNGPFKNCNAAIDYKILNENCLYDLCRGEIMKTYMCDTLQVYTDACQRAGISVNNWRGIAHCPKPECPEHSHYEFCGNACPATCEDPNSPSKCKASCVEACTCDEGHLRSGNKCVPKSQCGCQYKGHYVEAGTSFWGDESCTKRCNCSSTGGRIESQVASCPLGQQCKVVDGIRGCYPTTFSSCMVSGDPHYHTFDGQLYNFQGTCVYQMAIVCSNDTSLEPFSVAIQNDGRDKKVGSITKLVEVKVYGYTIVISKEHPGFVMVNGELVNLPVKLNKLHIYKSGWFAVIKTDFGVKVSYDWNSVATVTVPDTYASAMCGMCGNYNHNPKDDMQMKDGKQAATAEEFGQSWRLTKIPGCVNGCKGPCPDCSVTQRDQYMTNKYCGLISDPTGPFRDCHSKVEPMGFVQDCLYDVCLYQGNRNMQCNTLTAYTAACQDKGAIVYSWRTDQFCDAQCPANSHYRLCAQGCSATCQSLSAPTGCEALCKEDCACDAGFLLSGNQCVQLSQCGCLHEGRYYKNGQVFYPNGLCQQECTCNGTMKCQNFSCGPNEKCEVKNGVRACQPVGKGVCSISGDPHYNTFDNXTYDFQGTCTYTAAKGCHLEGTHLNPFSVVVENEKWYAXSSAPKVSVAKLLAVEVYGKILILRRNQIGMIMVNGVLTNLPLSLNNGAVQIYQDGSNDVILTDFGLRVTYDLVYHVTITVPGNYRGKTCGLCGNFNGNKNDEFLLPGGQMDKNVNSFGAAWKVSMPGVVCEDGCSGDXCPKCNSKKKAVFGADCGIITDPKGPFAACHHEIDPASYFRDCLFDVCXAEGDHKMLCHSVAAYMLDCQDFGVKIESWRSPTFCPFSCPANSHYXTCAETCATPCPGLSDTINCPTTCVEGCACDKDFYFNGTGCVSWDQCSCYTGGHTLKIGESLISDNCFAVHICQKSGVVLSQSMVCQSEESCQVKDGLRGCYPIPSLNAGVHD; the protein is encoded by the exons GACTCTGCTCTGCAGGACCAGCTACTGTCCCACCAAAGATAGGCACCTGCTGGGCGATGGGCRACCCCCACTACCGCACGTTCGACGGCCACTACTACACCTTCATGGGCAACTGCACCTACATCATGACTAAGAACTGCCATGTTGACAAGGACCACCCAGCCTTTGAGGTGCAGGCCAAGAATGTGGAGGATCGCGCAAACTCGCAGCTTACCTCCGTGGGAATGGTCACCGTCAAGGTTTACGGAGTCAACATTGACATTGTCAACTCTGAATTTGGTCTTGTCCGG GTTAACTTCCAGTTATGGAATCTTCCCATCAGCTTAGACAATGGCAAATTGAAACTCTCCCAGAGTGGATTTTCAGTTGTCCTGGAGACAGACTTTGGTCTGATGGTGCAGTATGATTGGCTGAAGTCCCTGGTGGTGACTATGCCCAGGAGCCTGGCAGGCAAGGTGTGTGGCATGTGCGGCAACTTTAATGGCAAACAGGATGACGAACTCACCACTCCCAGTGGCTCCCTTGCCAGTAATGTTGTGGCCCTAGGCAAGAGCTGGAGGGTATCAGACAAGGGAGGTGATGCCTACTGCAGAGACGAGTGCAMAGGCCAATGTGAGAACTGTACGAGCGGCTTGGTTAAGCACTTAGAAAGGGAGATCTTTTGCACCTTTCTCACAGAAATAATGAATGGACCCTTCAAAAACTGCAATGCCGCCATTGACTACAAGATCTTAAATGAGAACTGCTTGTATGACCTTTGTCGGGGCGAGATCATGAAGACGTACATGTGTGACACCCTGCAAGTGTACACCGATGCCTGCCAGAGGGCTGGGATCAGCGTGAACAACTGGAGAGGCATTGCCCATTGCC CCAAGCCTGAATGCCCAGAGCACAGTCACTATGAGTTCTGTGGAAACGCCTGCCCTGCCACCTGTGAAGACCCAAATTCTCCCTCAAAATGCAAAGCCAGCTGTGTGGAGGCCTGTACCTGTGACGAGGGCCACCTGCGCAGTGGGAACAAGTGTGTGCCTAAGTCTCAATGTGGCTGCCAGTACAAAGGCCACTATGTGGAAGCCGGAACATCTTTCTGGGGGGATGAGAGCTGTACCAAACGCTGTAACTGCAGCTCCACTGGTGGGAGAATTGAGAGCCAGGTGGCCAGTTGTCCACTTGGACAGCAGTGCAAGGTGGTTGATGGCATAAGAGGCTGCTACCCTACAACCTTTTCCTCATGCATGGTGTCTGGTGATCCACATTACCACACCTTCGATGGACAACTCTACAACTTCCAGGGCACCTGTGTGTATCAGATGGCTATTGTCTGCTCCAATGACACCAGCCTGGAGCCCTTTAGTGTTGCCATACAGAACGATGGGCGAGATAAAAAGGTGGGGTCCATCACCAAGCTGGTAGAGGTCAAGGTCTATGGGTACACGATTGTCATCAGCAAAGAGCACCCAGGATTTGTGATG GTGAATGGTGAACTTGTGAATCTTCCTGTAAAACTCAATAAACTGCACATATACAAGAGCGGTTGGTTTGCTGTGATCAAAACTGACTTTGGGGTGAAAGTGTCCTATGACTGGAACAGCGTAGCAACAGTCACCGTCCCCGACACTTATGCAAGTGCAATGTGCGGCATGTGTGGCAACTACAACCACAATCCAAAGGACGACATGCAGATGAAGGATGGGAAGCAGGCTGCCACTGCAGAGGAGTTCGGTCAGAGCTGGAGATTAACAAAGATCCCTGGTTGTGTGAACGGCTGCAAAGGCCCCTGTCCTGACTGTAGCGTCACCCAGAGGGACCAGTACATGACAAACAAGTACTGTGGCCTCATCAGTGACCCAACAGGCCCCTTTCGTGACTGCCACTCCAAGGTGGAACCCATGGGTTTCGTCCAAGACTGTCTGTATGATGTCTGTCTGTACCAGGGAAACAGGAACATGCAGTGCAATACCCTAACTGCCTACACAGCTGCCTGCCAGGATAAAGGGGCCATAGTCTACTCCTGGAGGACAGATCAATTCTGTG ATGCCCAGTGCCCTGCGAACAGCCACTATAGGCTTTGTGCCCAGGGCTGTTCAGCCACATGTCAGAGCCTGTCAGCACCCACTGGCTGTGAAGCTCTGTGCAAAGAGGATTGTGCCTGTGATGCTGGCTTCCTTCTCAGCGGAAACCAATGTGTACAACTCTCCCAGTGTGGTTGTCTCCACGAAGGAAGATACTACAAAAATGGACAAGTCTTCTACCCCAATGGACTCTGTCAGCAAGAATGCACATGCAATGGCACG ATGAAGTGTCAGAACTTTTCCTGTGGACCCAATGAGAAGTGTGAGGTGAAGAACGGCGTCAGGGCTTGCCAGCCTGTTGGAAAAGGAGTTTGTTCCATCTCAGGCGACCCACATTACAACACCTTTGACAACRGCACCTATGACTTCCAAGGCACCTGCACCTACACTGCAGCTAAAGGCTGCCATCTGGAAGGCACACACCTCAACCCCTTCTCTGTGGTGGTGGAGAACGAGAAGTGGTATGCTMTGTCATCAGCTCCAAAAGTGTCCGTTGCCAAGCTTTTGGCTGTAGAAGTCTATGGTAAAATTCTAATTCTACGCAGGAACCAAATCGGAATGATCATG GTGAACGGCGTCCTGACTAACCTCCCACTGAGCCTAAACAACGGTGCAGTGCAGATTTATCAGGACGGCTCGAATGATGTCATATTGACAGACTTCGGCCTAAGAGTTACCTATGACCTTGTGTACCACGTCACCATCACCGTCCCTGGCAACTACAGAGGCAAGACCTGTGGTCTGTGTGGCAATTTCAATGGTAACAAGAATGATGAGTTCCTGCTACCTGGTGGACAGATGGACAAAAACGTGAACTCTTTTGGGGCGGCCTGGAAGGTCAGCATGCCTGGGGTGGTGTGTGAGGACGGTTGCAGCGGAGACYTCTGTCCCAAGTGTAACTCTAAGAAGAAAGCAGTGTTTGGTGCTGACTGTGGTATCATTACGGATCCTAAAGGACCCTTTGCCGCCTGCCACCATGAGATAGACCCAGCCTCTTACTTCAGAGACTGCCTCTTTGATGTCTGTAYGGCTGAGGGAGATCATAAAATGCTTTGCCACAGTGTTGCTGCTTACATGTTAGACTGTCAGGACTTTGGTGTAAAGATCGAAAGCTGGAGATCACCAACCTTTTGCC CGTTCTCCTGTCCTGCCAACAGCCACTACMAAACCTGTGCTGAAACCTGTGCAACTCCATGTCCCGGCCTCTCTGACACCATCAACTGTCCCACCACCTGTGTTGAGGGWTGTGCCTGCGACAAAGACTTCTACTTCAATGGTACTGGCTGTGTTAGCTGGGACCAGTGCAGCTGCTATACTGGTGGACACACCCTTAAG ATAGGGGAATCCCTGATTTCGGACAACTGCTTTGCGGTCCACATCTGCCAAAAATCTGGAGTTGTTCTGTCACAGTCTATGGTGTGCCAGAGCGAAGAGAGCTGTCAGGTCAAGGATGGTCTACGGGGATGTTATCCTATCCCGTCACTTAATGCAGGGGTACATGACTGA